In Dromaius novaehollandiae isolate bDroNov1 chromosome 14, bDroNov1.hap1, whole genome shotgun sequence, a genomic segment contains:
- the LITAF gene encoding lipopolysaccharide-induced tumor necrosis factor-alpha factor, protein MSAPSGFPGPSAPPSYEETTGINVNYPHPYPAPEPGQGPNAKGMNPPPYVVQPGPVPNPVTVQTVYVQQPVVLYDRPVQMCCPSCNKMIVTHLSYTSGALAWLSCGGLCLLGCIAGCCLIPFCIDALRDVDHFCPNCKALIGSYKRL, encoded by the exons ATGTCTGCTCCTAGTGGCTTCCCTGGCCCATCTGCACCGCCTTCTTATGAGGAGACGACAGGAATCAATGTTAACTATCCTCACCCCTATCCTGCCCCAGAACCTGGGCAAGGACCAAATGCAAAGGGCATGAACCCTCCTCCATACGTTGTACAGCCTGGGCCAGTGCCTAACCCTG TTACAGTTCAGACTGTGTATGTGCAGCAACCGGTAGTATTATATGACCGCCCGGTTCAGATGTGCTGCCCTTCCTGTAACAAGATGATAGTGACACATCTTTCATACACCTCCGGAGCATTGGCTTGGCTGTCATGTGgtggcctctgcctgctggg ATGTATAGCTGGTTGCTGCTTAATTCCCTTTTGCATTGATGCCCTCCGGGATGTGGATCACTTCTGTCCAAACTGCAAAGCTTTAATTGGTTCTTACAAGCGTTTGTAG